One Methanocella sp. DNA window includes the following coding sequences:
- the thrC gene encoding threonine synthase: MYHLECIKCGAKYPADEVIYTCKKCDGLLDVVYDYSKIHLAREDLKGPLSVWKYKALLPISREPVTLKEGGTPVYHMKKIGAEIGLKEAYAKHEGMNPSGSFKDRGMTVGVTKALELGMKSVACASTGNTSASLAVYGARAGIPVIVLLPQGKVALGKVAQALMHGAKVISIKGNFDDALRLVRELCVENGIYLLNSINPFRLEGQKTIGFEIVDFFGWEVPDRIILPVGNAGNITAIFKGLNEMKNLGIIDRIPKMTGIQAEGSAPIVKAIKSGAKEITAEEHPETVATAIRIGDPVNAVKALNAIRKSGGTAETVTDEEILNAQKMLAVKEGIGVEPASAASVAGLIKLRNMGVIEDDERVVCVVTGHLLKDPETVIKNCDKPIEVEASEAAIEKVLGLNKVKIRTK; this comes from the coding sequence ATGTATCATCTGGAATGCATCAAGTGCGGCGCGAAATATCCCGCCGACGAGGTCATCTACACGTGTAAAAAGTGCGACGGCCTGCTGGACGTCGTGTACGATTATTCGAAGATCCATCTGGCCCGGGAAGACTTGAAGGGCCCGCTGTCGGTCTGGAAATATAAGGCATTGCTTCCCATTAGCCGTGAGCCGGTCACTCTCAAGGAAGGCGGCACCCCCGTCTACCACATGAAAAAGATCGGCGCCGAGATCGGCCTCAAGGAAGCCTATGCAAAGCACGAGGGCATGAACCCCTCGGGGTCGTTCAAGGACCGCGGCATGACCGTGGGCGTCACTAAGGCCCTGGAGCTGGGCATGAAGAGCGTGGCCTGCGCCTCGACGGGCAACACGTCCGCGTCGCTCGCCGTCTATGGCGCCCGCGCCGGCATCCCCGTCATCGTGCTGCTGCCGCAGGGCAAGGTCGCCCTGGGCAAGGTCGCCCAGGCGCTGATGCACGGAGCCAAGGTCATCAGCATCAAGGGTAACTTCGACGACGCGCTGAGATTAGTCCGAGAGCTGTGCGTCGAGAACGGCATATACTTACTCAATTCCATTAATCCTTTCCGGCTGGAAGGCCAGAAGACCATCGGCTTCGAGATCGTCGATTTCTTCGGCTGGGAAGTGCCCGACCGGATCATATTGCCGGTGGGCAACGCCGGAAATATCACCGCGATCTTCAAGGGATTAAACGAGATGAAGAATCTCGGCATCATCGACCGCATACCGAAGATGACCGGCATACAGGCTGAAGGCAGCGCCCCGATAGTAAAGGCGATAAAGTCGGGCGCGAAGGAGATCACGGCCGAAGAGCACCCTGAGACCGTTGCCACGGCAATCCGCATCGGCGACCCGGTGAACGCGGTCAAGGCGCTCAACGCGATCCGAAAATCCGGCGGCACCGCCGAGACGGTGACGGACGAAGAGATCCTTAACGCCCAGAAGATGCTCGCCGTAAAAGAGGGCATCGGCGTCGAGCCGGCGTCGGCCGCTTCCGTGGCGGGCCTGATAAAATTGAGGAACATGGGCGTCATCGAGGACGATGAGCGCGTCGTGTGTGTCGTTACGGGCCACCTGCTTAAGGACCCCGAGACCGTCATCAAGAACTGTGATAAGCCCATCGAGGTCGAAGCGAGTGAAGCGGCGATCGAAAAAGTCCTGGGACTCAACAAGGTAAAAATCCGGACAAAATAA
- a CDS encoding ABC transporter substrate-binding protein, which translates to MDKRLGILFVIALVVVATVAFVSGCTSPTTSPTASATPAKNYTIVNMEAGEPESLDPAFAYDSASYEIVQNCAETLIYFNGTDTVHPVGILATSWDVSPDGLTYTFHLRDGVYFQDGTKFNASAVKYTFDRGVIMNQGPYASDISPYILGGPEYMASNFTDADVKAYLAKNAVEVVNETTVRMHLESPYSAWLYAMSFAGCSIISPTADQLNGGYSPNNQSTWANEHLVGTGPFVFKEWQHKDHITMVRNDNYWGTPAKPSQVIIRYVSEWADRKLALDKGDADYILGDNAMHIGELRNDTAAAIDVYSPTMTINFIGMNERIPPFDNVTVREAFVESFDYNTFSNKVLNGFATTPNGCIPSGMLGYNASAPTPTYNPTHAKQLLQQMGYSKDKPTNFTIYYNTGSAARETACLLLKQSLESYDLGITVNVQEIDWPTYLKMERAHTMPIFQLGWIADFPSSDNFVNPFAFSQGYYTAHIAYNNPKVDALYKQSLNTTDPAQLDNIYNQINTQLMNDNAYIWLDIPQNVFVHGPTVKGYVYCPLDSALIYKDMTK; encoded by the coding sequence ATGGATAAGAGATTAGGGATCCTATTCGTTATCGCTTTAGTCGTGGTAGCGACCGTAGCATTCGTTTCTGGATGTACGAGCCCGACGACTTCACCGACGGCGAGTGCGACCCCGGCTAAGAACTATACTATAGTTAATATGGAGGCCGGAGAGCCGGAATCTTTGGACCCGGCTTTCGCATATGATTCGGCCAGCTATGAAATTGTACAGAACTGTGCCGAAACGCTGATCTATTTCAATGGTACGGACACGGTCCACCCCGTTGGTATACTGGCCACGTCCTGGGATGTTTCCCCGGATGGTTTGACCTACACGTTCCATCTCCGTGACGGCGTCTACTTCCAGGATGGCACCAAGTTCAATGCCTCCGCTGTCAAGTATACGTTTGACCGGGGCGTCATCATGAACCAGGGCCCGTATGCTTCGGACATTTCACCGTATATCCTGGGCGGCCCTGAGTACATGGCCTCTAACTTCACGGACGCCGATGTCAAGGCCTACCTGGCCAAGAATGCGGTTGAAGTCGTGAACGAGACCACGGTCAGGATGCACCTTGAGTCGCCGTACTCGGCCTGGCTCTATGCGATGTCCTTCGCCGGCTGCTCGATCATCAGCCCGACGGCTGACCAGCTGAATGGCGGCTACTCGCCAAACAACCAGAGCACCTGGGCCAACGAGCATCTCGTCGGCACCGGCCCGTTCGTCTTCAAGGAGTGGCAGCACAAGGACCACATCACCATGGTCCGGAATGACAATTATTGGGGAACGCCTGCCAAGCCATCTCAGGTCATCATCCGCTACGTCTCGGAATGGGCTGACCGTAAGCTTGCGCTGGACAAAGGCGACGCGGACTACATCCTCGGCGACAACGCGATGCACATCGGCGAGCTGAGGAACGACACGGCTGCGGCGATCGACGTGTATTCGCCGACGATGACGATTAACTTCATCGGCATGAACGAGCGCATACCGCCCTTCGACAACGTTACCGTGAGAGAGGCCTTCGTCGAATCCTTCGACTATAACACCTTCAGCAACAAGGTGCTGAATGGCTTCGCGACCACGCCCAATGGCTGTATCCCGTCGGGTATGCTGGGCTACAACGCCTCGGCTCCAACGCCCACGTACAACCCGACCCATGCCAAGCAGCTGTTACAGCAGATGGGCTATAGCAAGGACAAGCCGACGAACTTCACCATCTACTACAACACCGGCAGCGCAGCCCGTGAGACCGCCTGCTTGCTGTTGAAACAGTCACTCGAGAGCTATGACCTGGGCATCACCGTCAACGTCCAGGAGATCGACTGGCCGACGTACCTGAAGATGGAGAGGGCGCACACGATGCCGATCTTCCAGCTAGGCTGGATCGCCGACTTCCCGTCCTCGGACAACTTCGTCAACCCGTTCGCATTCAGCCAGGGCTACTATACGGCGCACATCGCCTACAACAACCCGAAGGTCGATGCGCTCTATAAGCAGTCACTGAACACGACGGATCCGGCGCAGCTGGACAATATCTATAACCAGATCAACACACAGCTCATGAACGACAATGCGTACATCTGGCTCGATATCCCGCAGAATGTGTTCGTCCATGGGCCAACCGTGAAGGGCTACGTATACTGCCCGCTGGACAG